The Aquila chrysaetos chrysaetos chromosome 11, bAquChr1.4, whole genome shotgun sequence sequence ATTCTCATAAggcaaatttttgttttgtaaagtCTGATTGTGCAACTCAGAGACCTATAAAAGGTGACAGAAATGCCAGTCTTCTCCTATAAAGAACAGgtcttcatttttgcttcaaaGTTTCCACCCCTCCACACCAccccccttaaaaaaaaaaagtacagctgATAATACAGCAGAACATACCCCTTACAGGGTAAAAGGAAATTACAGTAGACAAAGGCTGAAAACACAGTGCATAGTAGACAAAATAAgactgttcttaaaaataaaataaaaaagaaataaaagaagaaaaaggaacaacaaGCAACAATGGAATTTTTCTAGTGAAAGAGGATTTGGGGGCTTCATAAATAAGTGGAAAATTACTAAAATACTTTGctatataatataaaaaagcacaaagtgTTTTCCAGTTGTCACCTAAGCACTAGATGCAACTTTGTAGGAGTAAGTATTTGGAGGCAGCTTTGAACTCTGATTGGTACAGGCATTCCAGCAGGGTAATGCTgccaacagcagaagaaatccACCCAGTAAGACACAAAAGCCACTGAAATAGAATGCAGTGTCATACTCCTGTGTCCAGTCGTAAAACCAACCTGAGGgtgaaaataagagaaagtgCATCAGTGAGGAGTTAAATGTAACACAGCACTGTAAATTAGAAAAacatcatggggaaaaaaaaaaaaaaaacacaccagaaaaaccccaccaaaaaaaagggCCAAATCTAAAATGCAGTTTGACCACTTGGACATGAAACGTGCCTTCCATcagagccaaaaccagaacacaatCAGCTTGGCCAGCTCAAGCAAAACAGGCTTTAATTTGTGTTGAAGATTTTGATTTCATCTTTCCATTGTTATTAGGACCAACTAGAACTACTTGCATGCTAATTAATTCTGTCTGGTCCTGACAAGCTCATGTTCATTTCATAGTATCTACCTTGACCTTACCTACAATTGGTGGTCCGAGGCTATTTCCAAGTCCAGCAAAGAACATCAATATCCCATATGCATGAGTCAGTTTCTCAATTCCCACAGTCTTTGTTGTTACATATGGAAAAATCGACCAGTTCCCAGTCAGAAAACCCAAAATCCCAGAAAGCATCGCTAATGTAAGGTAACTTTTGGCAAATGGAATTGCAAACAAGGCCACTCCTGTCATTAGTAAGGTAGTTACGTATAGATATAAAGTGTTAACCCACTCAAAATCTGCCAGTGTTCCTAAAGTAAGTTTGCCAACAGCAGTCATAATGCCTATAATGGAAATAAGGGGCATACGATAGTCATCTTCATTAATGTTTGCACTTCTTGCTACGTCTTCCAtgagcagagaaggaggaaacaCACCAATATCAAAGAGCAAGATGGCAACAAAGAGAGCTGCAAATACTTTGTTCTTAAAAAGAACCACGGTTTCCTCCCAGTAGTTCAAATAGAGCTGCCACTTCCTTTTGGCGAGTTGCTTGCAGAAGTTTGTCTGTTCTACAACTTTCTTTTTATAAGTGTCtttctcatttacatttattGAACTTAAtacattcttatttaaaatgctatcCTGTTTGTAATCAGGCATATTGTTTGCACATTTTTCATCAACATAGCCTTTTTCAAGGATGCTTATATTTTCTTCaacagtcttttctttttcatggtaAACAAAATATTGATCCGGGACTTTGTCTACACATGTTTTTTCTGGTGGAGGGGAATAAGATGACTCCAATGGTCTCATTAGGCTACCACATGCTAATATATTTAGAGACAGTGCGCCAACTATTAGCAGACAACCATCCAGTCCGTATAGATCAATAAGCTCTCTCTGCAATGCTGCGTATATAAAGAGTCCAACACTTGAgcctataaaagaaaaatgagatcaGTTTAAACTGAAGAACCGAGAACATTCTTCAACACTAACAAACTTCTACATTTCAGCAGCTACAAATACACCATCACAGCAGTGGTAAGTCATTTGTGCTCCTCTCTGCCTAGTCTAATGAACTGACAAGTTATCATCCCTCTTGAAGTTACAGCTTCTTTATTGAGtatccacaaaataaaaagcctttcaaCAGTTTACGACGATTAACACTAGCAGACACTTTAGAAACAAGTAGGATCAATACTATATCTGATGAAAAACATCAAGGAACTATTAAGCCATCCTTCTGCCATGCACTTACATACATGTATCCCTTCAGGTACCATTTTGAGTTAGCACAGTTAGAATTTCACACACCAACGtttccccctttctcctcctcGCTGCCACCTTCCTCCTCTAAGGCAGGAACAGACCAGGGGTTCACCAAGAGCCCTCCTAGAAACAGCCCTTGACTGCTTGGTGGTTAACGAGGGGGGCTCACATGATGTGAGTTTACTCCAAAGGCATTTCTGAAGCTCTGCAGGGCCAAACATGCATTTGAGAAATTTGgatattcagaagaaaacacgGAGGAGTAAGCAATTACTATGAACACAAGCACTTTATGCAATCCCaccaatttaaagaaaaagctctcAGTTGAAGTGAGCATAGATCCATTGTAATCAATGGATGTCCACTCACAAATACAGAGCATTGTTTTTTCAAGTCAATTTAAAGAcaaactttaaattaaaatgatttgCTGAAGACTGTCTCTAGGTTATATTAAAGCCATTTATAGACTTTAGTgctaaacacaggaaaaaaaattataaaattcagTCTCGTTTTGTCTTCCAGGTACTAAAACTAACCAGGGCTCAATAAGATCGGGCCTTAAGGTAAACTACCTGGAAGCCCAACAAAAGCCACTGAAAATTATTCCAAGGAACATTTCGGCCGAAGTTCCCCTTTATTCCACTGGTCTGGATCTCGCATTAATATCTCACAACACTGACTGTACTGACCAGGCCTCTCCTCACTAACAGCTACTTGAGAAAACAGATCAGAGGAGACACTccataaaacacagaaagcaaggCAAGGGACAACAGCCGCCTTTAACAGTTCCTACTTGGTCCATTAATTTAGCAGTTCCTCTTGGTGTAAAAGACAACATCCCACAACCTAAAGACCCAGAGAGAGGATGAGAAAGACTGCTCAGCATCCTTCAAAGAATTTTCCTTGTATTATCCAGAGGTTCATTTTTTCTAGGATTCTTTTAATATACATGGACAAAAAGCTGAGATGAGCTTTTGGAAGATTTCAGAATTTAGTCTACTTTTAGATtggtaaggaaaaaatattaaaatctaaGCCCAAACTTCAACTACTCCTTTAAAGGTACAGCTAATGTGAGGTTATGGTGATCCAGCATTTATATCCTGCTTCTCCAATCTCTTTCTCACCTCTGATCTTGTGtaagaaagaagagggagaagagagttCTAGGGAAAGTTTCCCCTCTTATTACCCATGGCATACAGCCCAAGCTACTCATGAGTCTGCCTTCATTTTAGTGAATATCCTTTTCTCATCTATATGGATAATCCATACCATACACCTGCAAGTGTAGTTACTATTTTATATGAAGCCTGATTTTATCTGTTCATTGCTACTGTTGTTTTGACTTAAAAGGTACTTCAGGAAGTAACAGAGAAATATAATCTCCTGGTTTTTATTGCCAGGGTAATGGTAGCTgtatcagattttaaaagttagaaaGAATGACAATTAAAAGCCATACCTGTTGAAATCAGACCAAGTGCAAGGCCTCTGCGTTTGTCAAAATAGTGGCAAGTGATGGTAACTGTTGCAGTATACAAAAGACCACATCCAAGCcctcaagaaaaagaattaaaaataacgCGTGCAACATACTCTGGGAAACGAATGCccctttttatttcccagatAATACAGTAGTGTACCCTGGGCACAGAGGTACCTTTTAACTCTGGCTCAGCACCAGCCACACTGGCCTCACACTGACAGGGCCATTAGGCTGCCTGCGCTGtcccacctccctctcccctgaCCATCCCTGGCTGCAGAGCCTGTGTGGATCAGGCTGGGTTTGAGGAGTTCACCAGCTCAGGCTCCATGCTATGTGGAAGGGTTACATGGCTTTCAGTCCAGGGGCCGGCCCcagaaaaaagcagagctgcatcCGCACGGCACTGTGCCCAAGGCAGCATGCTGCTGGGTCCCTGCGAGGTGCCTGGATTCCTGACAGTTAATTTGATAAACCACCCACAGCAGccctctgcagcacagaagggCAGGTGACCACCTGCTAGGAGGAACAGCACTTTCCTGCCTCTAGCACAGCATTTTAGGTTCAGTCCAGTTATGTGGAGAACACCATCGCTCCCTAATGATCCCTTATTTATCAAATTAGAATGAGTACATGACAAAATTCCAGAAGAGATGTTATTCCTTCAAGATGGGCACTTCACACCTGCAGAAGACCTGCTTGATTCCACCCCTTAGGTAAAACCTCAGCTTCTCCATCTCTAACAATCACATCAATGGAGGACAAACCGTTTTCAAACCTGGATGAACATATGCATTGCTTTTATCTTTCACTACATGGTAACGGCGTGCCTGTGCAACACCCCTCCCCGCCCCACAGTAAAGTATTCCTTGATAAATCAAGTCCCAGACTACCACTGCCACTGTGAATCAGTTTCCCATTTCAGATTCATAAGTCAAGactcaaaataataaaaattaagtctCTGTATGAAGGGAAGGTGTATCTTACCAACAACAATCCCATATGAAATATATAGAAAGTATATGTTAGGTGCAAAACTGCTCATCATGAGGCCCCCGGCCACCATAAAGCCACTGAAGATTGCTACTGGTCTTGCTCCGAAAGATGATACGCATATACTGCAGACAGGACctagaggaaaagcagaaaaaacattcCTAGTAAATATCAGCACTAGGAAGAATTTCTAAAAAATACCAGTCTATGGAAATGTTTCTtacaataattatttaaatacataattataTTAAACAACAATTCAGAGTACTAGTTTTTACAGGATTCTTTAAAAGAGTCAGTTACAAAAACATACAAGATCAGGCTTGCAAGGTTTTTGCTCAAGGAGAAACTGACATCTAGACCACAAAATGGTACCAGGGCTGAGAGGAAGAGAACAAGCAAAACCTTCTTTAAACATAGGATGATACATATATGGTATTTTTTTGACAGAGACTAGAAACTGTGCTTCAGAAAGACAGTCATCTGTATTCACCTTAATGTAAGATGAGatatataaaactgaaatggaaaatagtaACTTCTGATCATAATCATGGTAAGAATGCCACCTGGTGCTTACATAGAGGAAATATCTGCTGATATACCAGATAAAGACAAACACTACTCTTCCCTGATTTCTAGGGAATTAAATACCTGCTAGTCAGTATTTTACCAAATAACTGTTTACCACCTATCTTGGTTTCTACTGTAAaactatggaaaataaaagcatttaataagAATGTCCAGAGCAACATTCATGAAGTTCGGGAGAggtttctccctctcttcacCCCCCCCAATATTTCTTGGTTGGTTAGTTcttcaaaacaagaacaaagtgCAGGCAACATTTGTACTCTGCCTCTACTCAGCCAGTTCCTCCTTCACAGAATTTGTAGAACAAGCACTTATTTTCAGTTGTGTGACCTGGAATACACCTTTTAGTCTGAAGTAGCATGCAAGCTTGGTGCCCTGCATAAATAAGCAACCAGCAAGGGACTTGGCTTGCAAAAGACAATCCCTCATCTGAAACCCTGCAGTTCCAAACATTCATACATAGACTTACATACTGGCCTCAAGATCCTAAACTCAGCAACTCTGAGATTAGAAGTTAGATACACATATgaataacattatttaaaaaccaacacccccccccctttgtaTCTCATTCACAGTGATACAAAACACTCCATGGCCAATACAATCTGCAAAAGCAGTAACTTTGGAGTCTGCCATTTGTTAAGGTTGGTCCTCCCTGACTCACACATAACTGAGATTCCCAGCAGATGGGAGGTGAGCCCAGAGAGGTGATATGAGGTG is a genomic window containing:
- the SLC16A9 gene encoding monocarboxylate transporter 9 isoform X2; protein product: MVFRKPPDGGWGWVIVVVSFFTQFLCYGSPLAVGVLYLEWLDAFGEGKGKTAWVGSLANGIGLLASPVCSICVSSFGARPVAIFSGFMVAGGLMMSSFAPNIYFLYISYGIVVGSSVGLFIYAALQRELIDLYGLDGCLLIVGALSLNILACGSLMRPLESSYSPPPEKTCVDKVPDQYFVYHEKEKTVEENISILEKGYVDEKCANNMPDYKQDSILNKNVLSSINVNEKDTYKKKVVEQTNFCKQLAKRKWQLYLNYWEETVVLFKNKVFAALFVAILLFDIGVFPPSLLMEDVARSANINEDDYRMPLISIIGIMTAVGKLTLGTLADFEWVNTLYLYVTTLLMTGVALFAIPFAKSYLTLAMLSGILGFLTGNWSIFPYVTTKTVGIEKLTHAYGILMFFAGLGNSLGPPIVGWFYDWTQEYDTAFYFSGFCVLLGGFLLLLAALPCWNACTNQSSKLPPNTYSYKVASSA
- the SLC16A9 gene encoding monocarboxylate transporter 9 isoform X1, translating into MVFRKPPDGGWGWVIVVVSFFTQFLCYGSPLAVGVLYLEWLDAFGEGKGKTAWVGSLANGIGLLASPVCSICVSSFGARPVAIFSGFMVAGGLMMSSFAPNIYFLYISYGIVVGLGCGLLYTATVTITCHYFDKRRGLALGLISTGSSVGLFIYAALQRELIDLYGLDGCLLIVGALSLNILACGSLMRPLESSYSPPPEKTCVDKVPDQYFVYHEKEKTVEENISILEKGYVDEKCANNMPDYKQDSILNKNVLSSINVNEKDTYKKKVVEQTNFCKQLAKRKWQLYLNYWEETVVLFKNKVFAALFVAILLFDIGVFPPSLLMEDVARSANINEDDYRMPLISIIGIMTAVGKLTLGTLADFEWVNTLYLYVTTLLMTGVALFAIPFAKSYLTLAMLSGILGFLTGNWSIFPYVTTKTVGIEKLTHAYGILMFFAGLGNSLGPPIVGWFYDWTQEYDTAFYFSGFCVLLGGFLLLLAALPCWNACTNQSSKLPPNTYSYKVASSA
- the SLC16A9 gene encoding monocarboxylate transporter 9 isoform X3, with the protein product MVAGGLMMSSFAPNIYFLYISYGIVVGLGCGLLYTATVTITCHYFDKRRGLALGLISTGSSVGLFIYAALQRELIDLYGLDGCLLIVGALSLNILACGSLMRPLESSYSPPPEKTCVDKVPDQYFVYHEKEKTVEENISILEKGYVDEKCANNMPDYKQDSILNKNVLSSINVNEKDTYKKKVVEQTNFCKQLAKRKWQLYLNYWEETVVLFKNKVFAALFVAILLFDIGVFPPSLLMEDVARSANINEDDYRMPLISIIGIMTAVGKLTLGTLADFEWVNTLYLYVTTLLMTGVALFAIPFAKSYLTLAMLSGILGFLTGNWSIFPYVTTKTVGIEKLTHAYGILMFFAGLGNSLGPPIVGWFYDWTQEYDTAFYFSGFCVLLGGFLLLLAALPCWNACTNQSSKLPPNTYSYKVASSA